Proteins from a single region of Ziziphus jujuba cultivar Dongzao chromosome 1, ASM3175591v1:
- the LOC107435088 gene encoding protein GAMETE CELL DEFECTIVE 1, mitochondrial isoform X1: MQNLQHIITRLSSISLSTSSPRLLNEIVKPAFGSNAVIPSKSGFEAYQFVGSRSFSAISRGDGENDGKDEWDKTVTGTFSSSGSDDLGWDSVSSWSTGLTKDHFDGEVAGRRASGGGSSGDTFQSPVISDLQEIDDKVKELEAENRKSKAYVDGWGERMRETCVLLKQVREPGARGSYLKDSEKAEMYRLHKENPEVYTVEKLAKDYRIMRQRVHAILWLKELEEEEEKKLGHPLDDSVELLLDTCPEFFNSHDREFHVASLPYKPDFKVMPEGWDGTTRDLDEVHYEISKNEDEMLYQEFVEKMNFNKKKMAGEVFRHKHSRRRPFDGWNFTVEKMGPRGKRGGGGGWKFVSKADGSSRPLNEMEKMYVRRETPRRRRKILP; the protein is encoded by the exons ATGCAGAATCTACAGCATATTATAACCCGTTTGTCCTCCATTTCACTTAGCACATCTTCACCGAGATTGTTGAATGAGATAGTCAAACCAGCTTTTGGAAGTAATGCTGTGATTCCATCAAAGAGTGGTTTTGAAGCTTATCAATTTGTGGGGTCCAGATCGTTTTCAGCAATATCTAGGGGTGATGGTGAAAATGATGGTAAAGATGAGTGGGATAAGACAGTGACAGGAACATTTAGTAGTTCTGGATCAGATGATTTGGGGTGGGACTCAGTGTCCTCGTGGTCTACAGGACTGACCAAGGATCATTTTGATGGGGAGGTTGCCGGTCGTCGAGCTAGTGGTGGTGGTAGCAGTGGCGACACATTTCAATCTCCAGTGATATCTGATCTGCAGGAGATTGATGATAAGGTAAAAGAATTGGAAGCAGAGAACCGGAAAAGTAAAGCATATGTGGATGGATGGGGAGAGAGGATGCGGGAGACATGTGTTCTGTTGAAGCAAGTCCGGGAGCCTGGTGCAAGAGGATCTTATCTCAAGGATTCTGAGAAAGCTGAGATGTATCGGTTGCACAAGGAAAATCCTGAGGTCTACACGGTTGAGAAGCTTGCAAAGGATTATAGGATTATGAGGCAGAGAGTGCATGCCATTCTTTGGCTCAAGGAGCTtgaagaggaggaggaaaagaaacttggTCATCCTTTGGATGATTCCGTCGAGCTCTTACTTGATACCTGTCCTGA ATTCTTTAATTCCCACGACAGGGAATTCCATGTGGCATCTCTTCCTTACAAACCCGATTTTAAAGTTATGCCGGAGGGTTGGGATGGTACCACCAGAGATTTGGATGAAGTCCACTATGAGATCTCCAAGAATGAAGATGAAATGCTCTATCAAGAATTCGTTGAGAAAATGAACTTCAACAAAAAGAAA ATGGCAGGAGAGGTGTTTCGACACAAGCATAGTCGGCGCCGTCCTTTTGATGGTTGGAATTTCACAGTGGAGAAAATGGGACCACGAGGAAAACGTGGAGGAGGTGGTGGTTGGAAATTTGTTAGCAAAGCTGATGGTTCTAGCAGACCTCTGAATGAAATGGAAAAAATGTATGTGAGGCGAGAAACCCCCCGCCGCCGACGCAAAATCCTTCCCTGA